Genomic window (Egicoccus halophilus):
GCGCCCCGGCGACGGGCAGGCCGGCGTCGAGCCGCGCGAGCTCGTCCTTGATGACCCGCAGTGGGAGGTACCGGTCCCGCTGGGCCCGCAACACGTAGCGCAGCCGGTCGATGTCCTCACCGGTGAACTTGCGGTAGCCGGATTCCGTCCGGTCGGGCGAGATCAGCCCCTCGGCCTCCAGGAAGCGGATCTTGGAGATCGTGATGTCGCTGAACTCGTCCTTCAGGCGGTTGAGCACCTCACCGATGGTGAGGGACTTCACGGTGCCAGCCCACCCGCCTCGGCCCCGTCACCGACATAGAGCAGCTTGAACCGCCCGATCTGCACCTCGTCACCGGTGGCCAGCGCCCGCTCGTCGACGCGTTCACCGTTGACGTACGAGCCGTTGAGGCTCCCGAGGTCGCGCACCACCGAGCCGTGCTCGCCGTGGACCAGTTGCGCGTGCCGGCGCGACACCGTCACGTCGTCGAGGAAGATGTCCGAGTCGGGGTGGCGACCGACGGTCACCGGGTCGTGGTCGAGCACGAACCGGGCGCCGGCATTGGGTCCGCGGACCACGACCAGCATGCCCGTTCCCGGCTCCAGCTCCGGCAGCGCGTCGAGTTCGTGGGCGGGATCGAAGGCCCCGACCTCGATGGACGCCGTGGTGTGCTCGGTCCCGGCCGGGGCGACGACGACCCGTGCCCCGCAGGACGGACAGAAGTTGGCGTCCTCGGGCACTTGTTCGCCGCACTGGCTGCAGAACACGTCGCCTCCTGTGACGTCACGGGATCCGGAGCGCCGTCAGGGTCTGCGGAAGGTCCAGCCCGACCCGACGGCCCCCGCGGCGAGTCCGGCAGCCTAGACCACCCGGGCGGCCGACGCAGCCCGTCGGTGCACGAGCTCCGTGCCTGCTCGACCTCGGGTCGAGGTGGAGGTCAGCCCTCGGCCAGCTCGCCGTAGGCCTCGGCGTCGAGCAGTCCGTCGAGTTCCCCGCGGTCACCGGGACGGATCGTCACCATCCAGCCCTGGCCGTAGGGCTCGAGGTTGACCAGCTCGGGGCGTTCGTCGAGGTCCTCGTTGCGCTCGACGACCACCCCACTGACGGGGGCGTACAGGTCGGAGACCGACTTGGTCGACTCGACCTCGCCGAACACCTGCCCCTGCTCGACCTCCGCACCCGGGCTCGGCAGGTCGACGTAGACGACGTCGCCGAGCTGCTCCTGGGCGAACTGCGTGATCCCGACGGTCAGCAGCTCGCCGTCGTCGCGCAACCACTCGTGTTGCTCGGTGTAGCGCAACTCGCTCGGCGTGTTCTCCGCCACGGCAGAGCACTCCTGTCCTGGTCGGTGTCCTGGTCAGCTGCCGGCTGTTCTCGGCTACCGGCTGGTCCGGCTACCGGCGGTTCCGGGGGGCCGTTCGACGGCACCGTCCCGGTCCGGCCATCCGGCCGATCGCGCCACCCTATCGCAGCGGCGTGTCGCTGTTCTGGTCCTCGCCCCCGGTCGCGTTCGCACGCCGGCGGACGATGCGGGCGTAGTCGAACGCGGCGAGCCAGTAGAGCACGATGTTGACCACCAAC
Coding sequences:
- a CDS encoding FHA domain-containing protein, producing the protein MFCSQCGEQVPEDANFCPSCGARVVVAPAGTEHTTASIEVGAFDPAHELDALPELEPGTGMLVVVRGPNAGARFVLDHDPVTVGRHPDSDIFLDDVTVSRRHAQLVHGEHGSVVRDLGSLNGSYVNGERVDERALATGDEVQIGRFKLLYVGDGAEAGGLAP
- the gcvH gene encoding glycine cleavage system protein GcvH, with protein sequence MAENTPSELRYTEQHEWLRDDGELLTVGITQFAQEQLGDVVYVDLPSPGAEVEQGQVFGEVESTKSVSDLYAPVSGVVVERNEDLDERPELVNLEPYGQGWMVTIRPGDRGELDGLLDAEAYGELAEG